One part of the Dysidea avara chromosome 10, odDysAvar1.4, whole genome shotgun sequence genome encodes these proteins:
- the LOC136268027 gene encoding protrudin-like translates to MARPTSVDIADVVDNYKQLLELMRPVLVCLRVASYSLSWKNDLLSIGALIACVFAVYSFETLLFTLCLIGAICLLLSRQNFIMQHHRKMEAADATESLKYIHPNNPHLEKSLVKEKHIQKIIQEYRKMLLQANNVMVQANTAIVSFYGILAWKKPLYSVSLLVALCVLCLSSIVVPVRTLLIIVVVFIFCANKEFLEWAHVWTITSWKWLRQKLSSNIFRRSTVQKQQEQQPQPHDQAAASATQSSPSVSPEVPQDHPVSETEDDKHRREEASPEPKRKRVENIGCCDKCGVSFAKLLKRKHKCNNCGRMFCGSCTVRVTKSLLGATSPAAYSEMVRVCNDCNILLEAMQKELTNYQLQQHLSLHQTANPASVQ, encoded by the exons ATGGCCAGACCTACCTCCGTTGACATCGCTGATGTAGTCGACAATTATAAGCAGTTGTTGGAGTTGATGCGTCCTGTGCTTGTCTGCCTACGTGTTGCATCCTACTCTTTATC ATGGAAAAACGACTTACTAAGTATTGGAGCGCTCATTGCATGCGTCTTTGCTGTATATAGCTTTG AAACATTGTTATTTACTCTATGCCTCATTGGAGCAATATGTCTACTGCTGAGCAGGCAGAATTTTATAATGCAGCATCATCGGAAGATGGAAGCAGCAGATGCCACAGAATCACTTAAGTATATTCACCCTAATAATCCTCACTTA GAAAAGTCATTGGTAAAGGAAAAACACATTCAGAAAATTATTCAAGAATATAGAAAAAT GTTGTTACAGGCTAATAATGTAATGGTACAAGCCAACACGGCTATAGTTAGTTTTTACGG AATTCTTGCATGGAAAAAACCTTTGTATTCAGTCAG TCTTCTTGTTGCTTTGTGTGTTCTATGTTTGTCGTCCATTGTTGTTCCTGTGAGAACTTTACTAATAATTGTTGTCGTATTTATATTTTGTGCTAACAAAGAATTCCTGGAAT GGGCTCATGTGTGGACCATAACTAGTTGGAAATGGCTAAGGCAGAAATTGTCTTCAAATATTTTTAGACGATCAACTGTACAGAAGCAACAAGAACAGCAACCACAACCACATGATCAAGCAGCAGCCTCTGCTACTCAATCATCGCCCTCTGTATCTCCAGAG GTTCCACAAGATCATCCAGTGTCGGAAACTGAAGATGACAAACACAGACGAG AAGAGGCATCACCAGAGCCCAAAAGAAAGAGGGTAGAAAATATAGGCTGTTGTGACAAGTGTGGTGTTTCATTTGCCAAGCTTTTAAAGAGAAAG CATAAATGCAACAACTGTGGCAGAATGTTCTGCGGTTCGTGTACCGTCAGAGTCACAAAATCACTACTTGGAGCAACTT CACCCGCAGCCTACTCTGAGATGGTGCGGGTGtgtaatgactgtaatatactGCTAGAAGCAATGCAAAAAGAACTTACAAATTACCAACTACAACAACATCTGTCATTGCACCAAACTGCCAACCCAGCCTCagttcaataa
- the LOC136268025 gene encoding translation factor GUF1 homolog, mitochondrial-like isoform X2: MLAVRIFSIFRRKFRVGYTRCYCTETWWSVPQENIRNFCIVAHVDHGKSTLADRLMELTGCLSSDAENQQVLDQLPVERARGITVKAQTVSMPYTLHGEKYLLNLIDTPGHIDFSYEVSRSLAACQGALLLVDAHEGIQAQTVTNYLLAMDSGLSVIPVINKVDLKNAQVDQVSEQIEELIGHHPVHKVSAKYGEKVANLLPAVISEISCPPGNKDSPLRMLLVDCWYERHRGVVCLFVVLDGNISQGSKLESCHTSKSYTINSMGLLTPQKTPVSILATGQVGYITLGMYDTKEALIGDTFVSPGSNAKPLPGFKPSKPVVFAEIYPIEGLDFAPLKSAVEKLILNDASVHKEACTSSSLGVGWRLGFHGLLHMDIFKQRLEEEYDASVIFTAPAVCYKAKLKNGSEIVVHTPSQFPQKVDMLECLEPMVMATLTFPDQYLGKMIQLCMDYRGQQKDIRYISTSQVIMTVKLPLSEMIVDFFDKLKTVSSGYANLDYEHCGYEVAAVEKVEILINGKPMDAMATITHQDKARSVGKSICQKLRKSIPRQLFEIVIQASINNKIVTRETFSRPMSHQDVSSHSH, translated from the exons ATGCTAGCTGTACGGATATTTTCAATATTTCGGAGAAAGTTTCGTGTTGGATACACTAGATGCTATTGTACTGAG ACGTGGTGGTCGGTGCCACAGGAGAATATCCGGAATTTCTGTATTGTAGCTCACGTGGATCATGGAAAGAGCACCCTAGCTGATCGGCTAATGGAATTAACAG GCTGCCTCTCTAGTGATGCAGAGAATCAGCAAGTGTTAGATCAGCTACCAGTGGAAAGGGCTAGAGGAATAACTGTTAAAGCACAA ACAGTTTCGATGCCTTACACACTTCATGGGGAGAAGTACTTACTGAATTTGATTGATACTCCG GGTCATATTGACTTCAGTTATGAAGTGTCAAGATCATTGGCAGCTTGTCAAGGTGCACTGTTGTTAGTTGATGCTCACGAG GGTATACAGGCACAGACAGTAACCAACTATTTGTTAGCAATGGACTCAGGCTTGTCTGTGATACCTGTGATCAACAAA GTTGATCTTAAAAATGCTCAAGTTGATCAAGTCAGTGAACAGATTGAAGAACTGATTGGACATCATCCAGTACAcaag gtGTCAGCCAAATATGGTGAAAAGGTAGCCAATTTGTTACCAGCAGTTATCTCTGAAATCAGCTG TCCTCCTGGAAACAAAGATAGTCCATTACGGATGCTACTGGTTGACTGCTGGTATGAGAGGCATCGTGGAGTTGTCTGTCTGTTTGTAGTGTTAGATGGGAATATATCACAAG GGAGCAAGTTGGAATCCTGTCATACTAGCAAAAGTTACACTATTAATAGTATGGGGCTGTTGACGCCTCAGAAAACTCCTGTTTCTATTCT TGCAACAGGTCAGGTGGGTTATATCACATTAGGCATGTATGATACCAAAGAGGCTTTAATTGGAGATACATTCGTGAGCCCTGGAAGCAATGCTAAGCCTCTACCAGGGTTTAAGCCTTCTAAACCAGTG GTGTTTGCAGAAATCTACCCTATTGAAGGATTGGATTTTGCACCACTCAAATCAGCTGTAGAAAAGCTAATTCTAAATGATGCCAGTGTCCACAAAGAGGCTTGCACTAG TTCCAGTCTTGGGGTTGGGTGGAGACTCGGGTTTCATGGTCTCCTTCACATGGACATATTCAAGCAGAGACTAGAAGAG GAGTATGATGCTTCAGTGATCTTTACTGCTCCGGCAGTGTGTTATAAAG CCAAACTAAAGAATGGATCAGAGATTGTAGTCCATACTCCATCCCAGTTTCCTCAGAAGGTTGACATGCTGGAGTGTCTTGAGCCCATGGTGATGGCCACTCTGACATTTCCAGATCAGTATTTGGGAAAGATGATTCAACTTTGTATG GACTATCGTGGCCAACAGAAGGACATAAGGTACATCAGTACCTCACAGGTGATAATGACAGTAAAGCTACCACTAAGTGAAATGATTGTAGACTTCTTTGATAAACTGAAGACTGTCTCATCTGGATATGCCAA TTTAGATTATGAACATTGTGGATATGAAGTAGCAGCTGTTGAGAAG GTTGAGATCCTTATTAATGGCAAGCCGATGGAtgccatggcaactattacCCACCAGGATAAGGCTCGTTCTGTAGGAAAATCCATCTGTCAAAAACTGCGTAAATCAATTCCCAG GCAATTGTTCGAGATAGTCATTCAAGCTTCTATCAACAACAAAATCGTTACTAGAGAAAC ATTTTCAAGACCCATGTCACATCAAGATGTGTCCAGTCACTCCCACTGA
- the LOC136268025 gene encoding translation factor GUF1 homolog, mitochondrial-like isoform X1 — MLAVRIFSIFRRKFRVGYTRCYCTETWWSVPQENIRNFCIVAHVDHGKSTLADRLMELTGCLSSDAENQQVLDQLPVERARGITVKAQTVSMPYTLHGEKYLLNLIDTPGHIDFSYEVSRSLAACQGALLLVDAHEGIQAQTVTNYLLAMDSGLSVIPVINKVDLKNAQVDQVSEQIEELIGHHPVHKVSAKYGEKVANLLPAVISEISCPPGNKDSPLRMLLVDCWYERHRGVVCLFVVLDGNISQGSKLESCHTSKSYTINSMGLLTPQKTPVSILATGQVGYITLGMYDTKEALIGDTFVSPGSNAKPLPGFKPSKPVVFAEIYPIEGLDFAPLKSAVEKLILNDASVHKEACTSSSLGVGWRLGFHGLLHMDIFKQRLEEEYDASVIFTAPAVCYKAKLKNGSEIVVHTPSQFPQKVDMLECLEPMVMATLTFPDQYLGKMIQLCMDYRGQQKDIRYISTSQVIMTVKLPLSEMIVDFFDKLKTVSSGYANLDYEHCGYEVAAVEKVEILINGKPMDAMATITHQDKARSVGKSICQKLRKSIPRQLFEIVIQASINNKIVTRETIKALRKDVTAKCYGGDITRKRKLLERQKEGKKKMKQIGRVNIPKDVFLSLLHRDES; from the exons ATGCTAGCTGTACGGATATTTTCAATATTTCGGAGAAAGTTTCGTGTTGGATACACTAGATGCTATTGTACTGAG ACGTGGTGGTCGGTGCCACAGGAGAATATCCGGAATTTCTGTATTGTAGCTCACGTGGATCATGGAAAGAGCACCCTAGCTGATCGGCTAATGGAATTAACAG GCTGCCTCTCTAGTGATGCAGAGAATCAGCAAGTGTTAGATCAGCTACCAGTGGAAAGGGCTAGAGGAATAACTGTTAAAGCACAA ACAGTTTCGATGCCTTACACACTTCATGGGGAGAAGTACTTACTGAATTTGATTGATACTCCG GGTCATATTGACTTCAGTTATGAAGTGTCAAGATCATTGGCAGCTTGTCAAGGTGCACTGTTGTTAGTTGATGCTCACGAG GGTATACAGGCACAGACAGTAACCAACTATTTGTTAGCAATGGACTCAGGCTTGTCTGTGATACCTGTGATCAACAAA GTTGATCTTAAAAATGCTCAAGTTGATCAAGTCAGTGAACAGATTGAAGAACTGATTGGACATCATCCAGTACAcaag gtGTCAGCCAAATATGGTGAAAAGGTAGCCAATTTGTTACCAGCAGTTATCTCTGAAATCAGCTG TCCTCCTGGAAACAAAGATAGTCCATTACGGATGCTACTGGTTGACTGCTGGTATGAGAGGCATCGTGGAGTTGTCTGTCTGTTTGTAGTGTTAGATGGGAATATATCACAAG GGAGCAAGTTGGAATCCTGTCATACTAGCAAAAGTTACACTATTAATAGTATGGGGCTGTTGACGCCTCAGAAAACTCCTGTTTCTATTCT TGCAACAGGTCAGGTGGGTTATATCACATTAGGCATGTATGATACCAAAGAGGCTTTAATTGGAGATACATTCGTGAGCCCTGGAAGCAATGCTAAGCCTCTACCAGGGTTTAAGCCTTCTAAACCAGTG GTGTTTGCAGAAATCTACCCTATTGAAGGATTGGATTTTGCACCACTCAAATCAGCTGTAGAAAAGCTAATTCTAAATGATGCCAGTGTCCACAAAGAGGCTTGCACTAG TTCCAGTCTTGGGGTTGGGTGGAGACTCGGGTTTCATGGTCTCCTTCACATGGACATATTCAAGCAGAGACTAGAAGAG GAGTATGATGCTTCAGTGATCTTTACTGCTCCGGCAGTGTGTTATAAAG CCAAACTAAAGAATGGATCAGAGATTGTAGTCCATACTCCATCCCAGTTTCCTCAGAAGGTTGACATGCTGGAGTGTCTTGAGCCCATGGTGATGGCCACTCTGACATTTCCAGATCAGTATTTGGGAAAGATGATTCAACTTTGTATG GACTATCGTGGCCAACAGAAGGACATAAGGTACATCAGTACCTCACAGGTGATAATGACAGTAAAGCTACCACTAAGTGAAATGATTGTAGACTTCTTTGATAAACTGAAGACTGTCTCATCTGGATATGCCAA TTTAGATTATGAACATTGTGGATATGAAGTAGCAGCTGTTGAGAAG GTTGAGATCCTTATTAATGGCAAGCCGATGGAtgccatggcaactattacCCACCAGGATAAGGCTCGTTCTGTAGGAAAATCCATCTGTCAAAAACTGCGTAAATCAATTCCCAG GCAATTGTTCGAGATAGTCATTCAAGCTTCTATCAACAACAAAATCGTTACTAGAGAAAC AATTAAAGCCCTTCGGAAAGATGTCACTGCCAAATGT TATGGTGGAGATATTACAAGGAAAAGAAAGTTACTGGAACGACAGAAAGAAGGCAAAAAGAAAATGAAACAAATAGGCAGAGTAAACATTCCTAAAGATGTGTTTCTGTCATTGTTACACCGTGATGAATCATGA
- the LOC136268029 gene encoding large ribosomal subunit protein bL17-like, with translation MNLRPRIKYCRIKKAVVQDLCRSLVRDERIVTTLAKAKWMQKFGDRMIIVAKRGGVDNEKKLANFLMDKKLAAKVVGLCDRYKNRQHSYTRLFRIPNREKDQAKMGILEYVDNPYPPLPHPSVRKPPAKIPEPPSRFSSSEVPAEGTQV, from the exons ATGAATCTCAGGCCTCGTATTAAATATTGTCGCATCAAGAAGGCAGTTGTACAAGATTTATGTAGATCTCTTGTAAGAGATGAACGGATTGTGACTACACTAGCGAAAGCCAAATGGATGCAAAAATTCGGTGATCGC ATGATAATTGTAGCTAAACGAGGTGGCGTAGACAACGAAAAAAAGCTAGCAAATTTTCTAATG GATAAGAAGCTAGCTGCAAAGGTTGTTGGACTATGTGATCGCTACAAGAACCGACAACACAGCTACACCAGACTGTTCAGGATTCCTAACAGAGAAAAGGATCAAGCCAAGATGGGCATCCTTGAATATGTTGACAATCCTTATCCTCCACTGCCACATCCTAGTGTCAGAAAACCTCCAGCAAAAATTCCAGAGCCACCATCTCGATTCTCATCAAGCGAAGTTCCTGCAGAAGGGACTCAAGTGTAG
- the LOC136268030 gene encoding ankyrin repeat domain-containing protein 66-like gives MSTLHEAASLGDADLLEDCLMKGLDPDERDCDWGGRTPLHIASSKGDKTCVLLLLQYDADVNVRKEDGWTPLHSACEGGHLSCVQALLSADANCSLRDKYGDTAARVAQIYGHFDCEMAIIKKQSE, from the exons ATGAGTACTTTACACGAAGCCGCATCTCTTGGGGACGCGGACCTCTTAGAAGACTGTCTGATGAAGGGGCTGGACCCAGATGAAAGGGACTGTGACTGGGGTGGTCGCACACCGCTGCACATAGCTTCTTCAAAAGGCGACAAGACCTGTGTGTTGCTGTTATTACAATACGACGCCGA TGTGAATGTAAGAAAAGAAGATGGGTGGACACCACTACACAGTGCGTGCGAGGGCGGACACCTCTCATGTGTACAAGCACTTCTTTCTGCTGATGCCAATTGCAGTTTAAG GGACAAGTATGGTGATACAGCAGCAAGAGTTGCTCAAATATATGGACACTTTGACTGTGAGATGGCAATCATTAAGAAACAATCTGAATAA
- the LOC136268028 gene encoding polycomb group RING finger protein 3-like: MQTVVKISEVNQYITCRLCAGYLVDATTITECLHTFCKGCIVKYLQSNAQCPICGTMVNETHPITSLRADRTMQDIVYKMVPELEISEQERKRKFLEERGEKGPAAVIPEKPVKVERAQEHFHRDDEKIQLQVEPHGSLDEGKELLQPLMRKYMRCSAKVTIYHLKKFLARKLEVPPTHELELLCGTSILHKDNNLRFVWLQHWLKKESPLLLHYTLRRRIG, translated from the exons ATGCAG ACGGTAGTGAAAATCAGTGAAGTGAATCAGTACATAACGTGTCGCCTGTGTGCTGGCTATCTCGTTGATGCCACTACAATAACGGAATGCCTTCACACGT TTTGTAAGGGTTGTATTGTCAAGTACCTTCAGAGTAATGCCCAGTGTCCAATATGTGGCACCATGGTGAATGAAACACATCCCATTACAAGCCTGCGTGCTGATCGAACAATGCAGGACATTGTATACAAGATGGTACCAGAGCTGGAAATCA GTGAACAAGAAAGGAAAAGAAAATTTCTTGAAGAAAGAGGAGAGAAAGGACCTG CTGCTGTTATACCTGAAAAGCCTGTAAAGGTAGAACGTGCACAAGAGCACTTTCATAGAGATGATGAAAAAATTCAACTACAAGTAGAACCACATGG ctcCCTGGATGAAGGCAAGGAGTTATTACAGCCATTAATGAGAAAATATATGAGGTGTTCGGCCAAGGTGACCATCTACCACCTCAAGAAATTCTTGGCTAGAAAATTGGAAGTGCCTCCCACACATGAA TTAGAGCTACTTTGTGGAACATCAATACTTCACAAAGACAACAATCTTAGATTTGTTTGGTTACAACATTGGTTGAAGAAG GAGTCACCATTgttactacactacacactacgcCGAAGGATTGGTTGA